One window from the genome of Halovulum dunhuangense encodes:
- a CDS encoding winged helix-turn-helix domain-containing protein → MPNAPTVLTLDDQEQITTLIESALKLDGLKVFVANTVREFEKIRLSEPIDIYLLDLVVPEFQALVAVKEIRELEDAGIIMLSGHSSEVDVVLGLELGADDYIAKPFRLRELRARVAAVHRRRKESALSLGAAAPIARDAVQTTDDVLKIGAWSINIAARRVKHQSGKAVALTTSEYDVLVYLVKNRNRVVTRNQIMDALRGESWASYDRLIDGFISRLRAKLISVDESFDYIQTVRGVGYCFSHE, encoded by the coding sequence ATGCCGAACGCTCCAACTGTTCTTACGCTGGATGATCAGGAGCAAATTACCACCCTTATAGAAAGCGCTTTGAAGCTTGACGGGTTGAAAGTTTTTGTCGCGAATACAGTGAGAGAGTTTGAAAAAATCAGGTTAAGTGAGCCTATAGATATATATTTATTAGATCTTGTTGTTCCGGAATTTCAAGCACTTGTTGCGGTCAAAGAGATTAGAGAGCTCGAGGACGCCGGAATAATCATGTTGAGTGGGCACAGCTCGGAAGTGGATGTGGTGCTTGGTCTCGAGCTTGGGGCCGACGATTACATAGCCAAGCCCTTTCGCCTTCGCGAATTGCGGGCAAGGGTGGCGGCTGTTCATCGAAGGCGGAAGGAAAGCGCCTTATCGCTAGGGGCCGCAGCCCCAATAGCGCGTGATGCGGTACAGACCACTGATGACGTGCTCAAAATAGGAGCATGGTCGATTAATATTGCGGCGCGTCGTGTCAAACATCAATCTGGTAAGGCGGTTGCACTTACGACATCAGAATACGACGTGTTGGTGTATCTTGTCAAAAATAGAAACAGAGTTGTAACAAGAAATCAAATCATGGATGCCCTTAGGGGCGAAAGTTGGGCGTCATATGACCGCTTGATAGATGGATTTATCTCGAGGCTTCGTGCAAAGTTGATTTCAGTAGATGAAAGTTTCGACTACATCCAAACAGTTAGGGGCGTGGGTTACTGCTTTTCTCACGAATGA